In Hydra vulgaris chromosome 06, alternate assembly HydraT2T_AEP, a genomic segment contains:
- the LOC136081477 gene encoding uncharacterized protein LOC136081477 — translation MNSSIGKTGSDFISVCTSTTDIPIENYGYTIQVDLKFPTNPKNLTVVQKLEFVNTIHLCQLKFLENVAWSLHRIYNRTDLKSNLIPRKWLTVKCKGNNYVEAVYCTICMVFSSSASNFCSGCTNFKNIYATIESHENSQVHGLAVEAYILASNNYNIENSVNINMMNLKKKQALERIHVLEQVFETAKLLGKQNLPYRGSGSSESLYNINFAIESSKKRKENISNNSKGRGSSVTMLSKNTVNKVILAILELIRRKIKGELGDKQFSIQVDSTQDIGSTDQAAVCIRYVFKSEVKERLFAVLEVKNSSGKGMYELLKKCFDDHSINFKNIVGESFDGAANMRGDFNGLHAYIKKENENSIYIWCYGHILNLCICDTCDNKDAIKLFGLLNRLSTFFSDSYKRMNVWKEQQELLGTGQNKLRKLQKIGETRWWSREKALKWVFRGADCLYPVVLSALCYHIK, via the exons ATGAATAGCAGTATTGGTAAAACTGGTTCTGATTTTATTTCGGTTTGTACATCGACAACTGACATTCCTATT gaaaATTATGGTTATACTATACaagttgatttaaaatttccgacaaatcctaaaaatttaaccGTGGTTCAAAAATTGGAGTTTGTTAATACAATTCACCTTTGTCAActtaagtttttagaaaatgtaGCTTGGTCTCTTCACAGAATATATAATCGAACAGAcctaaaaagtaatttaataccAAGAAAATGGTTGACTGTAAAATGTAAAGGCAATAATTATGTAGAAGCTGTTTATTGCACAATTTGCATGGTATTCAGTTCTTCAGCTAGTAATTTTTGTTCTGGAtgtacaaatttcaaaaatatatatgccACCATTGAATCACATGAAAATAGTCAAGTTCATGGTTTAGCTGTGGAAGCATATATTTTAGCATCCAATAATTACAATATTGAAAAttctgtaaatataaatatgatgaatttaaaaaaaaaacaagcactTGAACGTATTCATGTTTTAGAGCAAGTTTTTGAAACTGCTAAGCTTTTGGGGAAACAAAATCTCCCTTATAGAGGTTCAGGTTCATCTGaatctttatataatattaact TTGCAATTGAAAGTAGTAAAAAGcgcaaagaaaatatttcaaataattctaAAGGAAGAGGATCTTCAGTAACAATGCTCTCTAAGAATACAGTTAATAAAGTTATCTTAGCTATATTAGAGTtaataagaagaaaaattaaaggtgAATTGGGAGATAAACAATTTAGTATACAA GTAGACAGCACACAAGATATAGGGTCTACAGACCAAGCTGCTGTTTGTATACgatatgtttttaaatctgAAGTAAAGGAACGTCTATTTGCTGTATTAGAagtaaaaaattcttctggaaAAGGCATgtatgaattattaaaaaaatgttttgatgaccattcaattaattttaaaaacattgttggTGAGTCTTTTGATGGTGCTGCTAATATGCGAGGAGATTTCAATGGACTTCATGcgtacataaaaaaagaaaatgaaaacagTATTTACATATGGTGTTATGGacatattttgaatttatgcATTTGTGATACTTGTGATAATAAAGATGCTATTAAACTATTTGGATTATTGAATCGTCTATCAACATTCTTCTCAGACTCTTACAAAAGAATGAATGTTTGGAAAGAACAACAGGAACTACTAGGAACTGGTCAgaataaattaagaaaacttcaaaaaattggTGAAACCCGATGGTGGTCACGAGAAAAAGCATTGAAATGGGTTTTCAGAGGTGCTGACTGTTTATATCCAGTTGTTCTTAGTGCTCTTTGTTACCACATCAAGTAA
- the LOC136081478 gene encoding hydra actinoporin-like toxin 7: MLLYLCLVNLLLPLSDAAVDPELVGVLVKVGVDAALQQIDEVWKGNTTRDWKCAVENKSNKTLYALGTTAESGSMTTILDDIPPQSTGIFVWEKSRGAATGAAGVVHYKYGNRILNLMASIPYDWNLYSAWANARLSKKKESFSDLYHGQNGAKSPTKGGNWGEVDGAKFFLTEKSHAEFKVIFSGK, translated from the coding sequence atGCTGCTGTATCTATGTTTAGTGAACTTACTTCTACCATTGTCTGATGCAGCAGTAGATCCAGAACTTGTAGGAGTTTTAGTAAAGGTTGGTGTGGATGCTGCTTTACAACAAATTGATGAAGTTTGGAAAGGAAATACTACCAGAGATTGGAAATGTGCCGTagaaaataaatctaataaaactCTTTATGCTTTAGGAACAACAGCAGAATCAGGAAGCATGACTACAATCTTGGATGATATTCCTCCACAAAGTACGGGTATCTTTGTGTGGGAAAAGTCTAGAGGAGCTGCAACAGGGGCAGCAGGCGTTGTTCATTACAAATATGGCAACAGAATTCTTAACTTAATGGCATCCATTCCTTACGACTGGAATTTATATAGTGCTTGGGCTAATGCACGTCTATCAAAGAAAAAAGAGAGTTTTTCGGATTTGTATCATGGACAAAATGGCGCCAAAAGTCCTACAAAAGGCGGAAATTGGGGTGAGGTTGACggagcaaagttttttttaactgaaaaaagcCATGCTgagtttaaagtaattttttccgGAAAATGA